One Heyndrickxia oleronia genomic window, ATAATTGGTAACCTTTTTATCGTACTCAGGATAAGGATAACCAAGTGTTTTAGAAACATAAAGGGAGGATTCTCGGAATAATTCAAAGCTAAAATTAAGTGCGTCCCACACTGCTTGATAGGTGGACATATTATACGTGGATAGTAGTGTGTCCCATGTTTCGTTAGATACGTATTTTTTTAAGAACTTATCACTTTTTCCAATACTTAAAGAAAAATTAGTTTCAATTCCGATTTTCCATCGTAACATCGTAAGTAAATTAGGGCGAAAAGCGCTATTCATTATATCGTTAGCAAAGAGGATTTCCTTTCTAGCAAGTCCTTTTGCTACGTATGTAGAAGTCATCCAAAACTCATTGCAGCAATCGTCAAAGGATTGCATACTTGGCCTTTGAATATGATATTTTGCATCGCTTGGGATAATTGTTTTTTTGATGAGTTGATCTTTGTCCAATAGTACTTCGACTAAACCATCACTCTCTTTAAAATAATCTTCAAATTCATTAAGCGGAATGAGAGTTAGGTCGATTTTTGACCCATCTTCAAAAATCATTAAATACGAGAACCAGTTTCCCAATTCGGGTGGGAATAATTCCATTGCTTCTGGCTTTTGGAGAATGATTCTTTGTCCAAAATAATCTAACCAATCATCACTTTTCTTAAAAAAGTCCATATCTGTAACAAAATAACTAAAATCATAATCTTGAAATTCATCTTCTGGAATGTTTGAGTTGGTTAAAGAGCCTTCAAGGGTGAATATTCTAATTTTTTCACAATTGATTGCAAAGTTCATACCTAATTCCATTATCTCTTTTTTACTACGCAATATCATCACCTACAAGTCGATATTAGATAGGGAAGTTGCCCATCTTTTTTATTGATTATACTTTCTAGGTGATTTTCCTTCTATAAAGAATTGAAAAAGATAGTTCAAAAGGGAATAAGAAAAAGCGGTTAAGAACAGGTGCTTAGGCTTGAACCTTTTTAATTTATATAAGTTGAATTTTTCAAAAAATCGATTTAATGGAAATGCTAACATAAGATCATTAAATACATTCAAAAGAGAATAAAGCCAAAATTTTCCGTATGTTAGATGAAAAACCCATAAGTTTCCTACGAAGAAAGGTCCAAAAATAAATGTTAAAGCATTATTTGTTGAGGCTTTAGCTCCACCCTTTACTTTCCACCATTTATGGGAGTTCGCTAGCAATGTTTCTACTAGAAGAATGATTGATGAAAAAAGTGTAACAGGTAAGAACCTTTTAATTGACTTGATTGGTAAAAAGAAGATTGTAGACCATGATAAACAAATTAGCATTATTCGAATAAGTAATACGACCAAATTATCTCCCCCTTGTCCTTTTTTATATTTTGACTTTAAAAAAATGATTTATGCAAAAACATATTTATGGAAGGAAACACGTGGATAATA contains:
- the ant(6) gene encoding aminoglycoside 6-adenylyltransferase, whose translation is MRSKKEIMELGMNFAINCEKIRIFTLEGSLTNSNIPEDEFQDYDFSYFVTDMDFFKKSDDWLDYFGQRIILQKPEAMELFPPELGNWFSYLMIFEDGSKIDLTLIPLNEFEDYFKESDGLVEVLLDKDQLIKKTIIPSDAKYHIQRPSMQSFDDCCNEFWMTSTYVAKGLARKEILFANDIMNSAFRPNLLTMLRWKIGIETNFSLSIGKSDKFLKKYVSNETWDTLLSTYNMSTYQAVWDALNFSFELFRESSLYVSKTLGYPYPEYDKKVTNYIERIQRKYR